Genomic segment of Halorussus sp. MSC15.2:
CTCGCGGACCACCTGAATGTAGAACCGCGACACGTCCTCGACGACGAACTCCAGCAGGACCTCCAGCGCCTTGTCCTGTCGGAACTCCTCCCAGTGGTCGGTCATCTCGCCGACGACCGACTGGAGGCGCGCCAGCACCCACTCGTCCACGAGTTCGAGGTCCTCGTCCACCGCTTCGAGGGTCGTCTCGTCCGGGTCGAAGTCGTCGAGACGCATGTACGGCAGCGGGAACCGGAACACGTTCCAGAGGATGTTGAGGTCCCGCTGCATGTTCTGCATCTCGTCCCACGAGAACCGCATGTCGTCGCCCTGCGGGTTCTGGTGGAGGAGGAACGTGCGCATCGGGTCCGCGCCGTGGCGCTCGATGGCCTCGTCGGGCGCGACGATGTTGCCGATGGACTTCGACATCTTCCGGCCGTCCTCGGCGAGCGCCCACCCGTGCATCACGACGTCGTCGTAGGGGACTTCGCCGACGGCGGCGGTGCCCATGCCGAGTTGCGACCAGAACCACCCGCGGGTCTGGTCGTGGGCCTCCATGATGAGGTCGGCGGGCCAGAGTTCCTCGAACTGCTCTTGCTCGCTCGGGTAGTTCAGGGTACCCCACGAGGCGACCGAGGAGTCGAGCCACACGTCGAACACGTCGTCGACGCGAGTGTAGGTCGTGCCGTCCTCGGTGATGGTGAGGTCGTCTACCGTCCCCTTGTGGAGGTCCACGTCCTCGGGGTCCACGTCCTGGTCGACGCGCTCGGCCAGTTCCTCGCGAGTGCCGACGACGACCACGTCGTCCATCCCGCCGTCCCAGTTCTCCGGCGTCCAGATGGGGATGGGGATGCCCCAGTAGCGCTGGCGCGAGACGTTCCAGTCGGGCGCGTCCTCCACGAAGTCGCGGAAGCGGTTGTCCCGCGCCCATTCGGGGTGCCACTGGCTGTCCTCGACGTTGTCGAGCAGTTCGTCCTTGATGTCGGTGATGGTGATGAACCACTGGTCGGTGACTATCTGGATGATACCCGTGTCACAGCGCCAACAGTGGCCGTAACTGTGGGTCACGGTGCCCGACGAGAGCATCAGCCCCTTCGCTTCGAGGTCGGCGACGATGTCCTCGTCGGCGTCCTTGACGTACTGTCCGGCGTACTTCCCGGCGGAGTCGCCGTAGACCCCGTCGCTCCCGACCGGACAGAAGATGTCGAGACCGAGTTCCGTGCCGCGCTCGAAGTCCTCCTCACCGTGGCCCGGCGCGGAGTGGACGAGACCGGTGCGGTCCACTTCCACGTAGTCGGCGGTGTAGACCTGTAGGGCGTCCTCGCCGGTGGCGTGGTCGGGGACCTCCTCGTCGAGCGGGTGGTCGTACTCCCAACCGACCATCTCCTCGCCGGTGAACTCGTCTTCGACCTCGTAGTCGTCGTAGCGGCCCTTCTTCAGGACCTCCTCGACGCAACCGTCCGCGAGATAGAGCACTTCTTCCTCGCCGTCTCTGGTCGCGCGGACCTGCTGGTAGGTCACGTCGCCGTCCACCGCGACGAAGGTGTTGGCGGGGATGGTCCACGGGGTCGTGGTCCAGATGACGAGGTGTCCCTCGCGCTCGCGCAGGGGGAACTTGACGTAGATGGAGGGGTCCTCGACGTCCTCGTACTCGACCTCGTTGTTGGCGATGGCGGTCTCACAGCGCGGGCACTGGGAGATGGAGCGCTGGCCCTGCTCGACAAGTCCGCGCTCGTGGGCCTGCTCGAAGCCCCACCACGCGGCCTCCATGTACTCGGGGTTCACCGTCTTGTAGGGGTC
This window contains:
- the ileS gene encoding isoleucine--tRNA ligase — translated: MSRFGEVADQYEPHEVEDRVFDYWDDVDAYRKAKEHRADGEPYFFVDGPPYTSGAAHMGTTWNKTLKDAYIRYLRMQGHDVTDRPGYDMHGLPIETKVEERLGFENKKDIEEFGEENFIQECKQFAEEQLEGLQEDFKSFGVWMDWDDPYKTVNPEYMEAAWWGFEQAHERGLVEQGQRSISQCPRCETAIANNEVEYEDVEDPSIYVKFPLREREGHLVIWTTTPWTIPANTFVAVDGDVTYQQVRATRDGEEEVLYLADGCVEEVLKKGRYDDYEVEDEFTGEEMVGWEYDHPLDEEVPDHATGEDALQVYTADYVEVDRTGLVHSAPGHGEEDFERGTELGLDIFCPVGSDGVYGDSAGKYAGQYVKDADEDIVADLEAKGLMLSSGTVTHSYGHCWRCDTGIIQIVTDQWFITITDIKDELLDNVEDSQWHPEWARDNRFRDFVEDAPDWNVSRQRYWGIPIPIWTPENWDGGMDDVVVVGTREELAERVDQDVDPEDVDLHKGTVDDLTITEDGTTYTRVDDVFDVWLDSSVASWGTLNYPSEQEQFEELWPADLIMEAHDQTRGWFWSQLGMGTAAVGEVPYDDVVMHGWALAEDGRKMSKSIGNIVAPDEAIERHGADPMRTFLLHQNPQGDDMRFSWDEMQNMQRDLNILWNVFRFPLPYMRLDDFDPDETTLEAVDEDLELVDEWVLARLQSVVGEMTDHWEEFRQDKALEVLLEFVVEDVSRFYIQVVRERMWEEDDSASKQAAYATFYEVLSKLATLFAPYAPFVAEEVYQNLTGDSGYDTVHMCDWPEADEYWADEQLETDVALLRAVEEAGSNARQQAERKLRWPVTRVVVNADDDRTVEAVERHRDLLADRLNAREIQVVAPGDDWGELQYSAEADMSVLGPAFGDDAGRVMQALNAARVEEPSLDALEAAVESETGMDVDLTDEMVEFVTQTPEGVTGVGFDTDGDRRGVVYVDTELTEDIESEGYAREVIRRVQEMRKQMDLDIEERVRVELDVDDERVADLVAERIDLVKGEVRADEVGDVEDGHRKTWDVEGVEMEIAVAPLAEAEA